The following DNA comes from Cellulophaga sp. HaHa_2_95.
ATTTAGTAGGATCTAGGTATCCTTCTGTTTCGGTAGCATAACCTGCTCCTATAGGCAATAATACATCATCTCTAATTTCGAAATGTAAATGAGCTAAATAAATACCACCTGCGTTTCCTATGGTTCCAATAGTATCGCCTTTAAAAACATATTGGCCCTGTTCCACAAGTATCGTATCGCAATGTGCATACAAAGACTCTACTACTACTCCATCTACTGTGGTATGCCATATACGGATGACCTTTCCCCAGCCACTACCTATATCAGTAGCAAAATTAACAAAACCATTTGCCGTTGCATAAATTGGATCTCCTAAATCGGAATCTCCGCCGGTGACAGCATTCCAATCTTCTCCAAGATGATTGTTAGTTCCAAAAGGTTGTGCATTATAATAGCCCTTAGCATTAGGCTTAGCGATAGGAAAATCAAAACCTCTAGCTTTATAAATCGGTTTCTGCTCAAAAATTGCTAAAATAGTATCTAATCTAGTTATCTGTGGTTCCGTTTTTATTATAGATTTCTCCGCAATGGAAGACGGACTAGCACTCTCCTTCTTTACCTCTTGACAAGAAACCTGAAACACTATGACAATAAAAAAAAGAATTCTTAAAAAAATCATTTATCCCAGTTATTGAATCATTCATGGTATACCTGCACTAAAATAAGGTATAATAAACTACTAAAGATTAAAACTAAGTTTAATACCTTCTACAATCATACCTGTTCCAATGATAGCCAGAATAAGTCCCATTAATTTTCCTATAACGGAAATTAGATTCTGCCCTACTTTCTTTACAATGACATCACTTAAAACAAAAGCTACATACGTTAAGAAAATCATTAACCCAAATATACCAATGACCACACCTATATGTGTATAACTGGCATCGGTCACAAAATTCATTCCTGTTACGATCGTCCCCGGCCCTGCAAGTATGGGAATAGCTAAAGGTGATATCCCTACACTGTTATCATCTTCTTTATCTTCCGTACTATGAATCTTAGATTTTTTAGACATCAACATTTCGAACCCAACATAGAATATTAATATCCCACCGGTAATCTTAAATGCCGGAATCGTAATTCCGAAAAGTTCAAAAATATATTTCCCGGCAAGAATAAAAGACACCACAATTATAAAAGCCGTGATGGTTCCCGTTTTTGCAATCTTTTTTTTCTGTTCTTTATCTTTACCTTCTACAAGACCTAAAAAAATAGGTGTATTTGCTATAGGATTCATGATAGCAAAAAAACCCATAAATACGGTTAAGCTAAAGGTTAGTATATTATCCATATCTACTCTATTGGTGTTTACTGTTAAAACTAAGGTATTTCCAAGTGAAAATATAATTAAACTGAAACGTTTAGCTTAGCTTATTCTTACTCAAAAAAATATGAATCAAAAAACAAACTAATCTAAA
Coding sequences within:
- a CDS encoding M23 family metallopeptidase, with translation MIFLRILFFIVIVFQVSCQEVKKESASPSSIAEKSIIKTEPQITRLDTILAIFEQKPIYKARGFDFPIAKPNAKGYYNAQPFGTNNHLGEDWNAVTGGDSDLGDPIYATANGFVNFATDIGSGWGKVIRIWHTTVDGVVVESLYAHCDTILVEQGQYVFKGDTIGTIGNAGGIYLAHLHFEIRDDVLLPIGAGYATETEGYLDPTKFIKAHRQ
- a CDS encoding MarC family protein, whose product is MDNILTFSLTVFMGFFAIMNPIANTPIFLGLVEGKDKEQKKKIAKTGTITAFIIVVSFILAGKYIFELFGITIPAFKITGGILIFYVGFEMLMSKKSKIHSTEDKEDDNSVGISPLAIPILAGPGTIVTGMNFVTDASYTHIGVVIGIFGLMIFLTYVAFVLSDVIVKKVGQNLISVIGKLMGLILAIIGTGMIVEGIKLSFNL